The following proteins come from a genomic window of Coffea arabica cultivar ET-39 chromosome 11c, Coffea Arabica ET-39 HiFi, whole genome shotgun sequence:
- the LOC113716165 gene encoding uncharacterized protein: protein MQTIYFFVAGALALHFIATSSASIIVANNQNNTVDLNALLAFKAAIFDPQRIIPTNWSTSTSVCNWNGITCNARHHRVAAIDLSYMGIAGTIPPQLGNLSFLVRFNVMNNSFHGHLPTELSRLRRLKYISLEGSLSGRLSNFTKLETIWLGHNFFTGNLSEEFSALPKLKLLEIQHNQLAGPLPQALFNLSSLQFIGFTNNSLSGYLPAHICDYLPQLKGLYLLGNYFEGEIPSGIGECSGLQVLSLFDNKFRGYIPKGVWNLTTLTVLYLGGNDLTGEIPKVIDNLYNLEKLSMQRANLTGIIPQEVGNLSKLELLDFASNRLRGLIPLKLFNSSIARIISVTDNDLSGELPSTIGAFLPNLEELYLGVNEFTGTILTSILNASRLRILDLGDNHFSGAIPRSLGNLRLLEQFVISQNGFSEASLSKELSFIISLSNCKHLRRLWLDENPLNGFLPKSIGNLSSSPEKSISAARCGIISEIPSSIGNLSNLIELDFSINSLTGVIPTTIKWLLKLQVIELTDNQIQGAIPSELCYLLNLGGLYLAKNKLSGMVPSCLGNVTTLRYVYLYSNNLRSVIPTSFWSLRDILELDMSGNYLTGSLPADIGYFKALVYLNLSNNQYLGGIPSTIGALQDLQELSFERNKLQGLIPDSMKNMLQLWHLDLSFNNLEGEIPNSLQVLSNLKYFNVSYNRLRGPIPHGGPFANFTKLSFLSNEALCGAPWLQPCTSTFEHESRKKRIVMIVLLASGSVILALVISIFLMRLKLRKKILAPTQNLLPMATFERASFHELRQITNGFSESNLLGSGSFGSVYKGIRENGMVWAIKVFDLQPEGAFKSFDRECEILTCLRHRNLTRVITACSNLDFKALVLEYMPNGSLEKWLHVNHHVLSIMQRLDITIDVASGLEYLHYGYSTPIVHCDLKPGNILLDQDMVGHVCDFGIAKLLGDGESVVQTKTLATFGYIAPEYGLEGLVSTSCDVYSFGITLMETFTKRKPKDEMFTEELSLRRWVQDCLPDSVIQVIDRDLLHPENELVQKKINCISSILQLGLSCTTDAPEERINMKEVLRALQKIKLQFIKDITP from the exons ATGCAgacaatttatttttttgtcgcTGGAGCCTTAGCCTTGCACTTTATCGCAACTAGCTCAGCTAGCATAATTGTAGCCAACAACCAAAACAACACTGTTGATCTGAATGCTCTTCTTGCCTTCAAAGCCGCCATTTTCGATCCTCAAAGGATCATCCCAACCAACTGGTCCACATCTACCTCTGTTTGCAACTGGAATGGAATCACTTGTAATGCTCGTCATCACAGAGTCGCAGCCATTGACCTTTCTTACATGGGAATTGCGGGAACTATACCTCCACAACTGGGAAATCTTTCTTTTCTCGTCAGGTTCAATGTCATGAATAACAGCTTTCATGGACATCTTCCAACCGAGCTCTCTCGTCTGCGCCGATTGAAGTACATCAGCTTGGAAG GTTCATTATCAGGCAGACTCTCTAATTTCACAAAGTTAGAGACCATCTGGTTGGGTCACAACTTCTTTACGGGAAATCTTTCAGAAGAATTCAGTGCTCTACCGAAACTGAAACTTTTGGAAATTCAACATAACCAACTCGCAGGCCCTCTGCCACAGGCTCTATTTAACCTCTCCTCGTTGCAATTTATTGGTTTTACGAATAATAGCTTATCGGGTTACCTTCCAGCACATATCTGCGATTATCTCCCACAACTTAAAGGGCTTTACTTATTAGGGAATTACTTTGAAGGTGAAATTCCATCAGGCATTGGAGAATGCTCAGGACTCCAAGTTTTATCCTTGTTTGACAACAAATTCCGAGGATATATACCAAAAGGAGTTTGGAATCTAACCACGCTTACAGTTTTATATTTGGGTGGGAACGACCTGACAG GTGAAATTCCAAAAGTCATTGACAATCTCTATAATTTGGAGAAACTAAGCATGCAGCGTGCTAATCTGACAG GTATAATACCTCAAGAGGTTGGTAATCTTAGCAAGTTGGAACTATTAGACTTCGCCTCGAATAGGTTGAGAGGTCTCATTCCGCTGAAACTTTTCAATAGTTCAATTGCACGAATTATTTCTGTCACGGACAACGATTTATCAGGCGAGCTTCCATCAACTATAGGTGCTTTCTTACCCAATCTTGAGGAACTCTACCTTGGGGTAAATGAATTCACTGGAACTATACTAACATCTATCTTAAATGCTTCTAGGCTCAGAATCCTAGACCTTGGCGATAACCATTTTTCTGGTGCAATTCCTCGTTCTCTTGGAAACTTGAGATTACTGGAACAGTTTGTTATATCGCAAAATGGTTTTTCTGAGGCCTCGCTATCCAAAGAGTTGAGCTTCATCATATCCCTATCAAATTGCAAACATTTAAGAAGGTTGTGGTTAGATGAGAATCCTCTGAATGGCTTCCTCCCAAAGTCTATTGGAAATCTTTCTAGCTCACCCGAAAAATCCATTTCTGCCGCTCGTTGTGGAATCATAAGTGAAATTCCAAGTTCGATTGGTAATTTGAGCAACTTGATTGAGCTGGACTTTTCAATCAATAGTTTGACTGGAGTAATTCCAACTACAATCAAATGGTTGTTGAAGCTTCAGGTCATAGAGCTAACTGACAATCAGATACAAGGAGCTATTCCAAGTGAGCTTTGTTATTTGCTGAACTTAGGAGGATTATATCTGGCAAAAAATAAGCTCTCTGGTATGGTGCCTTCTTGTTTGGGAAACGTTACAACACTGAGATATGTTTATCTCTATTCTAACAATTTAAGATCTGTGATACCAACAAGCTTTTGGAGCCTTAGAGATATTTTGGAGCTAGACATGTCAGGAAATTATTTGACAGGTTCTTTGCCCGCAGATATTGGATACTTCAAGGCATTAGTCTATTTGaacctttcaaataatcaataCTTGGGTGGGATACCTAGCACTATTGGAGCACTACAGGATTTGCAAGAACTCTCCTTTGAACGTAACAAGCTGCAAGGATTGATACCAGATTCCATGAAGAATATGTTGCAGTTATGGCATTTGGATCTATCTTTTAACAATCTGGAAGGTGAAATTCCCAACTCATTACAGGTACTgtcaaatctcaaatactttAATGTGTCTTACAACAGATTGAGAGGACCGATTCCTCATGGAGGGCCATTCGCAAATTTCACGAAGCTATCTTTTCTCTCAAATGAAGCATTGTGTGGCGCTCCTTGGCTCCAACCTTGTACAAGTACGTTTGAGCATGAATCAAGGAAAAAAAGGATAGTCATGATTGTTCTATTGGCATCAGGATCTGTCATATTAGCCTTggtaatttcaatttttttgatgCGGTTAAAGCTGAGAAAGAAAATTCTAGCTCCAACTCAGAACTTGCTTCCCATGGCGACATTTGAAAGGGCATCCTTCCATGAACTTAGACAAATAACAAATGGATTCAGCGAGAGTAACTTACTTGGCTCGGGGAGCTTTGGTTCAGTTTACAAGGGAATTCGCGAAAATGGGATGGTTTGGGCCATAAAGGTATTCGATTTGCAGCCAGAAGGTGCATTTAAAAGCTTTGACAGAGAATGTGAAATCTTAACCTGCCTTCGTCATCGAAATTTAACtagagtgattactgcttgcTCTAACCTTGACTTTAAGGCTTTGGTGCTCGAATACATGCCCAATGGAAGCCTTGAGAAATGGCTTCATGTAAACCATCATGTCCTCAGTATCATGCAAAGGTTGGATATCACGATAGATGTGGCTTCTGGTTTGGAATATCTCCACTATGGTTATTCAACTCCTATAGTTCATTGTGACTTGAAACCTGGCAATATTCTCCTAGATCAAGACATGGTTGGACATGTTTGCGATTTTGGAATTGCAAAGTTGTTAGGAGATGGAGAATCGGTGGTACAAACAAAGACTCTTGCTACATTTGGATATATTGCCCCAG AGTATGGACTGGAAGGATTGGTTTCAACAAGTTGTGATGTCTACAGCTTTGGAATTACATTGATGGAGACATTTACAAAAAGAAAGCCTAAGGATGAGATGTTCACAGAAGAGTTAAGCCTCAGGCGTTGGGTACAAGATTGCTTACCAGATTCTGTGATTCAAGTTATAGACAGAGACTTACTTCATCCTGAAAATGAACTGGTACAAAAGAAGATTAACTGCATATCATCTATCTTGCAACTTGGTTTAAGTTGTACAACAGATGCTCCTGAGGAGAGAATAAACATGAAAGAAGTACTAAGAGCGCTGCAGAAGATCAAACTCCAGTTTATCAAAGACATCACACCTTGA
- the LOC113716166 gene encoding probable LRR receptor-like serine/threonine-protein kinase At3g47570: protein MLDLGVNHFTGAIPRSLGNLRLLEQFVISQNDFSEDSLSKELSFIISLSNCKHLRRLWINENPLNGFLPKSIGNLSSSLEFIDATRCGIRSEIPSSIGNLSNLIGLNFATNSLTGVIPTTIKWLLKLQMIDLTDNQIQGAIPSELCYLLNLEGLYLAKNKLSGVVPSGLGNVTTLRYAYLNSNKLSSVIPTSFWSLRDILGLDMSENCLTGSLPAEIGNLKALVYLNLSNNQYLGGIPSTVGTLQDLQELALEHNKLQGLIPDSLKNMLQLRHLDLSFNNLEGEIPNSLQVLSDLQYFNVSYNRLRGPIPHGGPFTNFTNLSFLSNEALCGAPWRQPCTSTFQHESGTKRIVMIVLLASGSVILALVISIFLMRSKLRKKTLAPTQNLLLMAIFERASFHELRKITNGFSESNLLGSGSFGSVYKGIRENGIVWAIKVFDLQLEGAFKSFDRECEVLSCLRHRNLTKVIGACSSPDFKALVLEYMPNGCLEKWLHSNHHFLNMKQRLDVMIDVACGLEYLHYGYSTPIVHRNLKPSNILLDQDMVGHVCDFGIAKLLGDGESMVQTKTLATFGYIAPEYGLEGLVSTSSDAYSFGITLMETFTKRKPKDKMFTEELSLRRWVQDCLPDSIIQVIDVDLLHHEGGLVQRKIECISSILQVGLSCTTYVPEERINMKEILRVLQKIKLQFIKDIVP from the exons ATGCTAGACCTTGGTGTGAACCATTTTACTGGTGCAATTCCTCGTTCTCTTGGAAACTTGAGATTACTGGAACAGTTTGTTATATCGCAAAATGATTTTTCTGAGGACTCGCTATCCAAAGAGTTGAGCTTCATCATATCCCTATCAAACTGCAAACATTTAAGAAGGTTGTGGATAAATGAGAATCCTCTTAATGGCTTCCTCCCAAAGTCTATTGGAAATCTTTCTAGCTCACTCGAATTCATTGATGCCACTCGTTGTGGAATCAGAAGTGAAATTCCAAGTTCGATTGGTAATTTGAGCAACTTGATAGGGCTGAACTTTGCAACCAATAGCTTGACAGGAGTAATTCCAACTACAATCAAATGGTTGTTGAAGCTTCAGATGATAGATCTAACTGACAACCAGATACAAGGAGCTATTCCAAGTGAGCTTTGTTATTTGTTGAACTTAGAAGGATTATATCTGGCAAAAAATAAGCTTTCTGGTGTGGTGCCTTCTGGTTTAGGAAATGTTACAACACTCAGATATGCTTATCTCAATTCTAACAAGTTAAGTTCTGTGATACCGACAAGCTTTTGGAGCCTTAGAGATATTTTGGGGCTGGACATGTCTGAAAATTGTTTGACAGGTTCTTTGCCTGCGGAAATTGGAAACTTGAAGGCATTAGTCTATTTGaacctttcaaataatcaataCTTGGGTGGGATACCTAGCACTGTTGGAACACTACAGGATTTGCAAGAACTCGCCTTGGAACATAACAAGCTACAAGGATTGATACCAGATTCCTTGAAGAATATGCTGCAGTTACGGCATTTGGATCTATCTTTTAACAATCTGGAAGGTGAAATTCCCAACTCATTACAGGTACTATCAGATCTCCAATACTTTAATGTGTCTTACAACAGATTGAGAGGACCGATTCCTCATGGAGGACCATTCACAAATTTCACGAACCTATCTTTTCTCTCAAATGAAGCATTGTGTGGTGCTCCTTGGCGCCAACCTTGTACAAGTACATTTCAACATGAATCAGGGACAAAAAGGATAGTCATGATTGTTCTGTTGGCATCAGGATCTGTCATATTAGCCTTGgtgatttcaatttttttgatgCGGTCAAAGTTGAGAAAGAAAACTCTAGCTCCGACTCAGAACTTGCTTCTCATGGCGATATTTGAAAGGGCATCCTTCCATGAACTTAGAAAAATAACAAATGGATTCAGCGAGAGCAACTTACTTGGCTCGGGGAGCTTTGGTTCAGTTTACAAGGGAATTCGTGAAAATGGGATTGTTTGGGCCATAAAGGTATTTGATTTGCAGCTAGAAGGTGCATTTAAAAGCTTTGACAGAGAATGTGAAGTCTTAAGCTGCCTTCGTCATCGAAATTTAACTAAAGTAATTGGTGCTTGCTCTAGCCCTGACTTTAAGGCTTTGGTGCTTGAATATATGCCCAATGGATGCCTTGAGAAATGGCTTCATTCAAACCATCATTTCTTAAACATGAAGCAACGATTGGATGTTATGATAGATGTGGCTTGTGGTTTGGAATATCTCCATTATGGTTATTCAACTCCTATAGTTCACCGTAATTTGAAGCCTAGCAATATTCTACTGGATCAAGACATGGTTGGGCATGTTTGTGATTTTGGAATTGCAAAGTTGTTGGGAGATGGAGAATCTATGGTACAAACAAAGACTCTTGCTACATTTGGATATATTGCCCCAG AATATGGATTGGAAGGATTGGTTTCAACAAGTAGTGATGCTTACAGCTTTGGGATTACATTGATGGAAACATTTACAAAAAGAAAGCCGAAGGATAAGATGTTTACGGAGGAGTTAAGCCTCAGGCGTTGGGTACAAGATTGCTTACCGGATTCCATCATTCAGGTTATAGATGTAGATTTACTTCATCATGAAGGTGGACTGGTACAAAGGAAGATTGAATGCATATCATCTATCTTGCAAGTTGGTTTAAGTTGTACAACATATGTTCCTGAGGAGAGAATAAACATGAAAGAGATTCTAAGAGTGCTCCAGAAGATCAAACTTCAGTTTATCAAAGATATCGTACCTTGA